A window of Cyclopterus lumpus isolate fCycLum1 chromosome 10, fCycLum1.pri, whole genome shotgun sequence genomic DNA:
GTCAAaagttgtacaaaataaaataactgaagGCAAATTTGCATCAAGATAAACGTCACAATATTAAAAGCAACTTTCTTTAATTTGAAACCACATTGTATATAAGTCACACATGTATTTGCTTCTAGGTATCTGTCAGTAAGACTTTCCAATATGTTTATAattgttaccttttttttttttttactatttggACATTAAGTAATTTAACGATCAACAAATGTTGGTTCAACTGTTGTGGGATGACAGAGTATCAAGGATGGCCACCAGGTGGGAGTATAAACTTAGCAATCATCCGACAGCGTAATCTGTTTTGGAGACTTGGGCTCTGACTGGTTGGTAGCCAAGTTTAGAGTCTAAACAACCTGTTACAGTAGATCACATACTCagtttgtaaatactgtaactGTGAAGGAGGAATGTGCATTTCAGATGCTTAAAGTCGTACCTGTACAGCAAAGATCTGGCGAGTGTAATTGAGCTCTATAATGCGTCCGTATGGTCACTGCACCGTGTGTATTCTCTCGACTAGTAGAGGAAGGGGACTCGGTTTCCAACATTTCTGGGTTTAGTTTAGTATAGCAGAATGTTTAAAATTCTGGGAATAAGTTATGTGGGATGGATTGGTGCTTGGTGGAGCACCATTAgtatatgatgtgtgtatgagttGGATATGGGTGTGTGTCCTTCCTCTGGGTCTGTGGGATTTTGGCCCATAATTCCTGCAGCTCTCAGGTCACAGCTCCTTTCTCACGCACATATTTGGCATTCCTTCCCCGACATGATTACCATACACCTTCCACTCTGGGTTTGGCTACGCGGAATATTTCCATCATTCCCGAGTGGAACTAGAGCAATGTTCCAGAAATGAACAACTCACCCCACCACCCCCTACTCGCTcttctttaccccccccccccccccccccccccccctgtttcccTCCGACCCCATCTCCCCCGTATACCACCCCCTCCAGCACAGATTCCTGCTGCCTTGCAATAGGATTCCTCTGGAACAACCCTTTTTCCCCCTGAGTCAGCTGTTTGTGTCTACCGCCATGATTGGGTCATTTGGCAGCAACATCTCTTCAATGACCTCCTGCTCGGATAGGGAAGGAAGGGGAGGCATGGGGGGATAAGAGCAGGAtagaggagagcaaaggaagtcTTACTCACTACTGCATGTTCCCTTCCACTGTTCTGTCTGATCCTTCATGTTGTATGATTATGGCAAAACTTTATAAGGTGGAGGTCACAGTGGATTTTGAACAGTCAGTGCTCCCGAGTGAGGCAGGTCCATCTTAGATTTGTATTTTTGAAAGCAATGTAATGTCTTAGTTTTGAGCTTCAGTGATTTCAACCTATACTGACAAATAACCATATGAACTACAGAACTGTTCTTCAACCTTTCTGTTCTTGCCCCACGTCTCGATTAGAAATCTGCCGATTTGTCATCGAATAACTTTTTGATTGTTGTGGGAAATGCAGAATTTCAAAGTTTTGCAGTGACAGTCTGCTATTGGCCCATGAAACTTGCTCGGATAATATTAGTCATTATGTAGTTTTCCAAAGAACTGTCTTTTCTTACAATTAATCTTCGTCTTTGTACTCCCAAGACAATGCCAATAGTGAAGAAATCGCATTAAGAGTGGGCAATGTTGATACAATATATCAGATGCAATTCTAGCATTGTAAATTCAACACATTAGTCCTGCACACTGATTCATTGCAATATTGccaacaataatataatacaaccAGATATATTAAAGGGATAGATATCTTGGTATAAAATGTATGGCACAATCTGAGATGAGTGACACATCTATACTGTATCATGGTATATCTCATCACTTTGCTGAAATCACTATTTCTTTGAGCCCAGGAAAATGTCTTGGCTTGTTTTGTTCAACCAACAGtttaaaacccaaagatattcaatttagaGTGATATACAGAGAAAACAACCACACCCTCATATTACAGTAGCTGGAACAAGCAAATGTTGGTAATTGTTGCTTAATACATGacaattattacaaaataaatgccaAATCATTTTTGTCGATCAACTTATTGGGCTTTAAAGACAGCCACATCTGGAGGCTCGGCACACTTGAATCTCTTTCTACAAAATATTCTTTGACAGAAAAGAAAGCATGTTAAGAAGCAGTTTAAAGAAGCTGTGAGACACAGGACATTTTTCTGTTTACTGAGTCGAGAAAGACTGCTGCACACAgagctgaaataaataaatgaaataattttatcgtaataattataataaccatCATAGTAAGATTGCTTATTTAGggtttctgtcttcttttatatatataatatatataactttcAATAAATTGTTCCCTTTAATATTTTTTCTCCTGTGTGTATGCTTGAGACTTTGGTTTGTTCCACTGAATGTCCTGGTAGCAGCATTCTGTATCCACGGTATCGCACAGGAGCATCATCCCCTGGGTCGTTTCTATAGCAATGCTAATAGACAAGGCACCCTCCCCGCAATGCTCGCCCCTGCACTTGTCATCCTCTGCACCTATAAGCTGAGGGTGTAGTGTCcctgggggagtggggggaggagTCATGAAGAAGGTCTCCAGTTGTCTTTGGTCGGTTGTTGGTTTGGtttgctgtgattggctagCTGTTTTTGGTGCAGCTTGGTTTTTATACATTCCAGTTCCTAAAGCTTCAGTCCCTGCGGTGAGTTGTCACGGATTCATGCAGGGACTGGATGGTCCCTTTCCAGAGTCCCTCGTGATCCAGCTTCACTCATGGTTGATggtgcactcactcactcacacacacacacaaacaaacacacacaatcttacAAACATTTCCTTGTCTTCTCGGTCTTACAAACATGCGTTTATTCAGTAAGTCACTCACTCGATCATTCCCTCGTTCATCCTTTTGTCAGCAGTCTCACAGGTTCACACCAATTTAGCAGTGAAACAAATAAGTGCGTCACATGTCAGCGGTCCATTATTGGTCCATTTGATCTGTGAAGATCACTCTATCCCTTTGTCCACTCTGCCGTTTTCCTGTCCTGTCCTTCCTGTTTTCCCTTTATCCGGAGGCTAAGCACCCACTCTCTTGTTCAGCCAGTCCTTCCCACCCTTGTTCTATCTCTGCATGGTCCAGTTGTAATCCCATACATGACATTGTCCAGCTGGTCCAGAACAGGAGACATGAAGACCTTGTGGGTTTTGTGGAATTGGAATAAAGGCCTTTGTAGAGCCTGGGACTCTGACTGCCCTTCAGCTTCCCTGTCAGTTTTTCTGGCCTATGAATGGAAGCTAAGCAGGTCCATGAAGCTTCCAGCGATGGACCAGTAATGGTCCAGTTGGCCCAGTAAGGGAACTAAAACTAAGAGGAATGATCACTAACTAGTGGGCTGTAGTGGCAAATTAGTAGGTGTAAAGCTAAACCCCATGAATGATTCATCAAGTTTCTGGTCAATGTTTGTCCCAACAAAGAGAGGTGTTCAGTCGTGTGTGACAGAGGAGATGACTGGGTTAGCTATTGGCAGGCTCAGGTCAAGGCTCTGGATGAAAAGACAGTGGGTGCTCGTGTTAGCCACTACTAGCGGGGCCCGGTAGCACGCACCCGCTTGCCCCGCTTGCTGACGGTGGTGAAGCGAAAGGGGGTGGTGAGGTCGGGCTGCTCACCAGGCGGGAAGCGCTTCATGAAGTGTACGTCCTGCTGGTTCGGGAGTGTGTGGGGACCACGGCGAGGACGACCTCTTTTAGTGAAGCCCACATACCAGCCCGTGTAGCGCGCTGACATCAGCGCTGTGTAGTGGTTTTCCAGAACCTTTTCCACAAAAACGCAGTCATCGCTTCGGTTACTGGCCTTCTGAGAGAGCAGAGAAACCACAGgtacccacacacgcacacgcacacacacacgcacacacacacacattgggagaaacaaagagagccTGGTCAGGACACTTTAAGATATTTAGATTTTTGATAAACATGTTTCTGAAATAAAGAAGTCTCACCTTTCCGACCAGCTTTCCGCGGCGGTTCATGCACAGGTAGAAATTGGTTTCTTTGCCCCGGATTCTCACCTGGCTACCAAAGGTATCAGCCTCCACTACGAGCTGGGCTTGTGaagggacagacagagggacagacagacattagAGCCGCAGGCAATGcagaaaaatacagaatgttGTGTTTGCAGGGATGTCAGAGGTTTATTGGGTTGCACCACACAAATattagaggaaaaaaaataaagctaaCGCAGATTAAGAGCTCACTTAGTTTCATGTCGTGTGAGCTCATTCCATTGCAGTGAACAACATTCAAGTCATCACGAACGAGCCCACGGCAAATAGTGTCACACTAAGTGTGGCACAGATTATCAGCCACCATTAAATCAGATTTGGGTTTTTTAAATCAGATAAGGCAATCACAATAAATCCCAGTTTTAGGATTCATGGTTGCTATTAAATGTGCTGATAAATCACAGGCCAATGTAAATGTCCCTGGCTGGACAGATGGTTGTCAGATAAGCCGAGtcacacacatggatgtgaGCCTGCTGACCACAAATGGGCCTCGTAAAAAAGATAACAGTCAAAAGTAGACAGAGCGTGGTGGGCCAAGAAGCGCGGGAGAACACACTGAGTGTCTGAGATACCGTTGTTTTAAGgtgagggcgtgtgtgtgtgcacctctgtgtatttgtgtgtgtgcaggtgcatGTATGTTCATCCTTCCAGGCAATACCGCTTCACCAACAACACGTCTTCAGAGAGGGCttgtgcatgtttaaaaataaatccctAAAATGGTTCCTACATGACCTTAGTCAACAAAGGGGTCAAGGGAAATCaatacctccctccctcttgcCCTCTTCCGCTCTCTTCCCCcaactctcctctcgtctccctTCTGCTCTTTCACTTCATGTTTATACCTTCATGCACCCGCCTCTTCTATGCtttatttcttctctctctgcccctgGTTCCTCCGTGTAATGCCTCATTGCCATAGTTGGTTAGTTTTGGGTGGATTGTTCAGCTTAGGGGTGGTATTTGTCTACAAGCAGACATGCTTTTATTTCTATGGTCCCATCCATGGCTTGAAGTGGCGTGACATGTTTGTGAATCGATAGAATGTGCAATAAGAGCGACCATTTGAGCACATGTAGAAATATGAACTCCAGCTTCACGGCTTGGTTTTCTTCTGCCCATTGATTGTGTGTGGTTTAAGAATGGGTTAGACATCATTACAGATGGAGAAAGGTtgaaaggaggagggagtgggggatggacagagggagtgttcgaggatggagggagggacggAGAGGAAGCCTGCTGTTTTAAATCCAGAGGAGACTACAGGGAGGATGAGAAATCAATGCAGGGATCGAtgaaggagatgagtttctaACACTCTACCTGCCAGGCTTTTCCCGCTAACTCacacttgttctctctctctctccctctctctctctcgctctctctctctcttctagtGAATCATTGAGTCAGCAGCCAGTCGATGAGGTCTTTGTACTCCCAAGACAAGCTCCACTGCCCCTCTGCCAAAGCCTGGggaggcatgtgtgtgtgtgctttgtgagTGTGCCGGCACAGTTGCATTCTGTATCCGTTCATGCATGCACTTGGTCAACCTTCTAGTCTTTGTACTTGCTGCCGTtagtctgtgtgagtctgtgcatgtgtgtgcagggaagCATCTAACTATGTATACACTGACTCACACGTAGCaaagtgcctgtgtgtgtgtgtgtgtgtttgtgtgtgtgtgcgtgtgtgtgtcttaccaaatttgtctccatcttctcctcgaGCGCTGATTCTGCGTCCCAGTACCTGGACGTGTTTGCCACTGGTGCGGCTGTAGAGCTGGTAGACCCGGTGGTGTCGTCGACTCATGGTGTCTCGCACCTGTGTTTGGTTCTCCACATGCACGCTGAAGTTGACCCCATCCACACCAAGTACCtgctgagaacacacacacacacacacacacacacacacacacacaaatacacacacagagattgaCATATGTTTACATATACAGAAAGGCTTAATAAAACTGCACGTAGTATCAATATACACATTTTCCTATGTAATGTCGGAACATTCTTTGTCAAGCATTCAGACACTTACCTGTAATGGATCGCACATCACCAGCAACATCTGGATACATCTGGAAAAAGTGGAAACAGATGAATTTAGAAATATCTAAGCAACATTGGATATTGGAAGACTTATGTGTGACACCATCATTTCCATCTCTTTGATCTGTGCTATTCTTTCTGTTCAACATCTCTTTTCCTTATTGGGTTATTACTCATATTGCTTGGTGTGTGGCTGGCACAGAGACATGACATACAGACAGCAGGCAGATGTCCAGGGATCGACAGACAGACCCACCCAGAGCAGTGTTTATTGTTACGCTACTAGCCTTCAGTCCAAACCCACTTTCTGACCCGTTCTGACTTTCCCCACAACGAAATCTGGCCTCCAAATGACCTGGTTGGACCGTGGATAAATGGCAAACATACCGAGACAACTAGAACATTATTTGGATTTGGACATCTAAGGGACTGTGGCTGGCTCACTTTGCTTCTCTGTGTATGTCGACAGCTGGGCTGGACTACAGGTGTATGCTAAGCGCTGATGTGGCTttggagagcagcagagtgtgcTATGAATTGCTATGAATAAGTGACACGAGCTACCACAACGTGTGGAAAGGTTATTTATTGGGGAATCACTTGGTTGGGAATAATCGTGATGATGTAGCATGAAGCAGCTTTTCAGTATTATTTCTTATTACTTGCTCATCCTTCTGATCTGAATCTTCAGAGACATTTATGATGAAAACAGCTGCTTCCagtgacaataaaacaattctcACTTCATCACAAGGCTTAATTGAATTTTAGACCTTGACCTTGGATGCATCATGTTTATTAGTAAGGGAGTGATTGTGTTGCGCAAAATCTACTCTGGCAGTCCTTGAACTGGTCTGAATTAGTGGCGATGAAGTTCAGAACCAAGTGTGTGGGCTGAAAAGCAATTCTATGAATTTTGTCTTTGCCcacctcatcttctctctctctctcttattctctGACTTGTCGTCCTCCCTATCTCTTTTCTACTTTATCTCTCCCTCCCGGTCTTTCTGTTCATATACCTTTCTCCTATCATTCCCTGCCTCCAATCTTCCTTTATGTTTGGGGTTAGCACGGGGACTCCTCCACACTGTCATGGGCATGCACACAGATGTGCAGATGTGCGCagggtgtatgtgtgcgtacaGGAGGAACAGGCAGCTGACAGCTGGGCCAAAGCAAAGACATACACACTgctgagagagggagatagagaagagagagagataaactgAGAGATACACAAAGGGATAGGGAGAAGGAAGGTGATGTCAGAATAAATAGAGGGGAGATGAAGCAAGAGAAGGCTGACAGATAATAAGAGAGGAGAGCGATAAAATCAGAAAGAAGATGCACAGAtgtgagaaggagagagtgaaTAAGACTATGGTTACATTTTgtaggaagaaagagaaaaaacatcaaaatgagAGACAGAAGGGTAACCACAGAGTGTGGCCTGGCGTGAGAAGTAgacaaaaagataaataattggaaagaaagaagaggggggTTGAACTCATGCACATCTTAACACATGTCACAGCCTCCTGactaacacacatacatatgcttcctctctcttccctcctcctcctcaacatGTCTTTCCCATAGCCGGTGTGTTGGCCCCTGAGTTGTTATAATAAATGCAGATAACCTGGGCAATGCAGCATGTCGGCCCTCACATTTTGCCTGCGCAGCCCAAAAAACCTGAGCGCCTGTGCATTGTGAGGGCTCTCAGCTGTTAAAACACCACGGCTGCACTGCTGCCGAGGACACTGCAGGAAAAGTGCCTCGGCACTGGATTCCCCCACTCCCACAAAAACCACAGACACTCCATATTATGCCagccacagagagaaagagaaggagagaggaaagaaggagacaggatcaaccggggggtgggggagggatgagaaaatgagaaaataagagaGTGCCGAGTAAAAGTCGGGTAAAGTAAAGACAGAAGGAGGTATGGAGAGAGGGAAAGCCCGGTGCGCCTTGGCCGGCTGCCAAAACAAGCAAGAGTCTGACATCATAAACCTGCGTCCCAGCAGATCTACCATATGGAGACTGCGGTTAGACTAGCAGGCCTCGGTGCCGAGGAGTGAGAGCGGTTGGCCTGGTGGGACTCAGCTCAGAGCAGTGGTTTCAGCTGTGTGTAGCAGCGGTTAGCGTGGTAGGCCAACACTGGAGCAGTGGGCTTCGGCACAGTGCAAGCGTTTCAGATGTTCAGCAGTGGGCCTCGTGAAGAATGGTGGTTAGGCTAGAAGGCATGTGAGTGGTATCAGCAGTAATAGAGCCTATGGTGGAGCAATTGTTAGAGAAGCAGAGCGCTTTGACAGGGAGCCGAGCAATAACAGGTTGTTGTGGCATAAGGCCCTTGGGTTGAAGACTTGATCACGTTGGTAAAACAGCATGGATGAAGTGAAGAGGCTGTGGTAAAACTGAAGAAAACTGCAAGAAGGAAATGAATAGAAAGACGATTGACTCTGGAAGACCTAAACGAAAACCAGCAGACTAACCAGTAAGACTGCCCCTCCTCGGATACTGCCAGGGGCAACATCATTCAACAGTTATTAATTCATACTTTTTTATCTGAGCAAGTATCTGTGGAAAAATGGGGTATAGGCAAGATAGGAAGACAGATGTAGGCAGTGAGGTGGTTAagtggagagagtgtgtgtggagacacaaatgaagaaagagaaagtcatgcagacaccagcagcagcacacacccTGTCCAGGTTGTGTGAGGAATGAGAAGTATCTGGAGATGACTGCCATCTGGGAGAAGTACAGCcgacacaaagaaagaaaaataaatcccttGGCTTTTAACAAGACACACCTCAAATGGGCAAACTCAAGCCTCCTGACTGTATCCTCCTCCCTTTAAATTTACTCTTGGCACTTTATCATTTTCCTATCCCACTAGATAAAGCCGGTGTTATTTGACTCAACTTCAGACATATTtttaatgaggaaaaaaagcattttcttGGCGATGGGAAAATGCCTTTTTCTAATTCAGTTTAGCCATCCCTGAAGTAAGTGcagatggtgatggagatgttTATAGCAGGTTTTATGAGTAACAGGGCCCTGACTCTGACCCAGTGACCCTGAACTGTCAGACAATCAAAACAGGGCCTTCCGTGGCATGTTTTCTATGGGGACTGATGAGGAGTGATGTAATCGTTAGACACTGCAACCTTcctctccatcatcttcatctctaGCCTGTCAATAAACTAGTTTAAacaactgaaaaaaatatatatgaccCACCtacataaatataattattacatGATAAAGTGATAAAAGTGACTTACAAGACGGTCAGCGTGGAAAGAAGGGGCCACATTGCTTCCCCCCTCCACTATGGAACTTGTCCCAGAGACAGTCTCCTCTCTCGGTCTAAGCCAGTCCGACAGTCCAGAGAGTTTCCTCCTGTTTTGTGAATCCGCTCGATGTTGTCCAGTCAAAGAGTCAGCGGACACTCCCGTTGGCATCGGCGGCGGCGTGCCCCGGTTCTCCCGGCGTGCGTAAATGTGCGGCCGCGGGCAATGTGGGATGTGAAGCCTGGGTAACTGTGCCACTGTGACCGCCGGGCAACCTCTAACAGCTGTCCAGAGTGGTGGATGGGCGGGGGAGCAAAGGGGGAGGTTAGGGCTTTAAAGGCTGCGCGTCCCCGACAAGGAAAGGAACAGGTGAAAGCGCACTCACGCGTCACATATAACCAATTCCAATCGACCTTGTTGACCCTCGCTGTGATGCTCAGCTCTGTGGGGAAGATGCGGTGCGTGCGTAATCTTCTGCGTAATCCAATGCGTAACGTTTCAGCGCAGGAGCAAGCTTCTGGTGACCAATATTAATTCTGTAGCCGGTGAGATGATAAAATAAAGTGGTAGAGGGTTTGTTCCGTCACAGACAGGAGGAGCAGGCAGGTTTAGTACCAGCCGAGCAGGGTCAAGAGCTGTTGGAGGTGGACTACCTGGGCTGGCTGATGGAGCAGACCGTGAACTGGAGACGGGGACTCTGCGGGCGCAGGGTAATGCAGGGCCTCGGTCATGACTGCGCCCCCACGCTGGCTCAACGGGTCTGTGTCTCAGGTGACACCGAACAACAGTGTCCGAGAGAGAAGGTGATAAGGTCCCAGAGCGGTCCAGCTCAGAGGGGTATAGGGAGTTCTGAATGAAAATGGGAGGGGATAATACAGGAGAAAGAaaggcgagggggggggggggggctgtagaGGATGGGAACAGCTGTGACTGGGTGGCGGACTCAGCCACCCGCGACACAGCGAGGAAATGACAGCCGCACTTTGCACCTGATTTAGCGGACTTCCCCGCTTGCCTCAGCCGCTGGTTACCGCTTGGCTGCAGAAGTCTTCCCTGCGCCCTCTCGACACAATACCAGCCCAAACACAGCACGATGACATCACCTCCAAAATGTTTGAAGGGGGGGAAATGCAATCcgacctttttatttatttttttaaaaagaaagtttaaGCAGTTTCTCTGTAGGGAGAAAAACACTAAAGTCTCTTCGTTCCGAAAAAGCGAACTCCGCGGTGCAAGAGGAGAGGAGTCGAGCTCACCAGTTTCTGAAGAAATAAAAGTTCAAACGGGCGCACTGAAAACGTGTTTACCCCAAATCGTACTGTCAGATCGACTCTTAGTTTAAAACCTGTCGCTCTTCCTCTTATATGTCCCCTCCCTGTTTCATTCAGACACCAGAGGAGAAAATGCTAAGGGAGAACACAAAAAGAGCCCAGCCGTGCGCTTTTATCCACTTCACTGGTATTATGCAGATCCTCCTTCCTTTAAAAAATGCGAAGGTTTCCTTCGACAAAAAGCTCTTCTTGAGGGGGGCTGCACAGGAGAGGCGCGTCGGCAGGCACCGACCTCACTCCAAGAAAAACCAGAACAAGATTTGAACAGACGCGGATcaatcctccctcctctcttccctcttccctccctccaagctcgctctctctctcgttctctctcgctctcgctctcgctctcaccctgcaaaaatataattttgtagTGAAAAAATGTAACTAATGAGGTGAGATGATTGCACTTGTTTACAATGCAAAGCAACTGGCTTCTATAATTTTTCTCTTGGACATCTGTGTTATTCTGCCATGTTTCAACTATTTGTTTGCGGAAATTCATAAAACACGTAAATACATTGGAAACTATTCGAATGATGTAATTGTATCGATTTCATTTGTTTGGAGATTTTGAAGTGGATTTCAGATTGCCTGTGAGAGAGTGACAGAAACTCGCTCTGATTGTTTTAGGTATTTTCATCTccacaaaacaaagacaccTGCCTCAGTCAGGTGAACATCTGTCTTAAACACATGGGGACTTCTGGTCCTCCATTGTCTCCCCTGAAGATAACCAGCCATGCAGCTTCAGTAGCCCCGGACTCGGGGTGGAGGATGGATGGCagcatgcgcgcacacacacaaacacacacacacccttcagaGCTGCCGCGCGTTCAAGTGATGTATTTTGACTCCCCATTTCATAACTTTTAAGTTAAACCTTAAGAGGGAAAAATGAAAACGGAGAATGAGAGACAGTCGGGAGGACGGTATGTAAGCACGGACACGGATCCAAAACGAACATTTCTCAGGGATTTCGGCAGCAACGCCCGCTCTGCGCTCCCAAAACTCCCTCTCGCCGCCGCACAACCGCAGACGGTCAGCCAAGCCAACACAACACTCTTGCCAtacctttcattctctctctctctctctctctcacacacacacacacgcacacacacacacacacacacacacacacacacgcacacacacacacacacacacacacacacacaaacacacacacacacacacacacacacacacagagagagaatcGAGGGAAAGagagcaaatgtgtgtgtgtgtgtgtgtgtgtgtagaggtggGAGAGGGTTGGCCTCACACATCAGGGACAGTTATTTTGGCTGCAAGTGTAGGTCTAT
This region includes:
- the fgf18a gene encoding fibroblast growth factor 18a, whose protein sequence is MWPLLSTLTVLCIQMLLVMCDPLQQVLGVDGVNFSVHVENQTQVRDTMSRRHHRVYQLYSRTSGKHVQVLGRRISARGEDGDKFAQLVVEADTFGSQVRIRGKETNFYLCMNRRGKLVGKKASNRSDDCVFVEKVLENHYTALMSARYTGWYVGFTKRGRPRRGPHTLPNQQDVHFMKRFPPGEQPDLTTPFRFTTVSKRGKRVRATGPR